A window from Citrus sinensis cultivar Valencia sweet orange chromosome 3, DVS_A1.0, whole genome shotgun sequence encodes these proteins:
- the LOC102627729 gene encoding uncharacterized protein LOC102627729 gives MAEESSRPIRLMNFISEEQLDEAKRTRGERVDDGTAQRDRPLFEILKENKDKKDAEFNERFKHRPPKALDEDETEFLEKWETSRRDYERQVADEEAQQLRSFQAAVAAQSTIVHELKETPPLPAVQEQKTAGRKNPPTRPLGMIIKVKPQAKKARIDEGSVKEPADIAKAPDVETEKSPDIVRTSNGDTDKSNDVTRTGLVSYSDESDDDDE, from the exons ATGGCGGAGGAATCATCGCGTCCGATAAGGTTGATGAATTTCATATCGGAGGAACAG TTGGATGAAGCTAAAAGAACAAGGGGCGAACGAGTTGATGATGGCACTGCTCAGAGAGATAGGCCTCTCTTTGAG ATACTGAAGGAGAATAAAGACAAGAAGGATGCAGAATTCAATGAACGCTTCAAGCACA gaCCACCCAAAGCTCTGGACGAAGATGAGACTGAGTTTCTTGAAAAATGGGAAACG TCTAGGAGAGACTATGAGCGTCAAGTGGCTGACGAAGAGGCCCAACAGCTTCGTAGTTTCCAG GCAGCGGTGGCAGCACAATCTACTATTGTACATGAATTGAAGGAAACACCCCCTCTTCCTGCAGTCCAG GAACAGAAAACAGCTGGGAGGAAGAATCCACCAACTCGTCCATTAGGCATGATTATAAAAGTTAAGCCTCAAGCAAAGAAAGCAAGGATAGATGAGGGAAGTGTTAAAGAACCTGCAGACATTGCGAAAGCCCCTGATGTTGAGACAGAAAAATCACCAGACATAGTGAGAACATCTAATGGCGATACTGACAAATCTAATGATGTAACTAGGACAGGCCTGGTTTCATACAGTGATGagagtgatgatgatgatgaataa
- the LOC102628019 gene encoding diacylglycerol O-acyltransferase 3 has product METTAIAQRFLPCIPSDTGDRFPIKYHLGFGDFRVSERTRNSFRRLSSRFSDCGHQQYYVSPRKETKKKEKEKSSEIKSVRKKLKFMKRLSSDLLPLEAFGNEDASSLRNEERISEAVQVLQAQLLQLRSEQKELKKMMKEKKAQIKTTMKERKGNRKSGSSSSSSSESSDSDNGDVIDTIPLRSNILKLSENIEVQKEIIVPALAKSATSLIQQDKLEDCCFRSGGECRNLNGRSNDQGYGIVERTTTTRTKRIEVCMGGKCKKLGAGALLEEFERKAGAECDVSMCKCMGKCRDGPNLRVSNSHDGDSAIRIQGYAKPSINSLCIGVGLEDVDMILANILGKDMNNNCMMAPS; this is encoded by the exons ATGGAAACGACCGCCATTGCTCAACGCTTTCTTCCATGCATACCTTCCGACACCGGTGACCGGTTTCCGATCAAGTATCATCTGGGTTTTGGAGATTTCAGAGTTTCAGAGCGAACCCGAAATTCTTTCAGACGATTGAGTAGTCGGTTTTCGGATTGCGGACATCAGCAGTATTATGTATCGCCAAGGAAAGAAaccaagaagaaagaaaaggaaaagagttCTGAGATTAAATCAGtgaggaagaaattgaagtttaTGAAAAGATTGTCCAGTGACTTGCTCCCTCTTGAGGCTTTTGGCAACGAGGATGCAAGTAGTTTGAGGAATGAAGAAAGGATTTCA GAAGCAGTACAAGTGCTACAAGCACAACTCTTGCAGTTGAGATCAGAGCagaaagaattgaagaaaatgatgaaagagaagaaagcacaGATTAAAACCACAATGAAGGAGAGAAAGGGTAATCGCAAATCTGGGTCATCATCGAGCTCATCATCTGAGTCCAGCGACAGTGATAATGGGGACGTAATTGACACGATCCCCTTGAGAAGTAACATTTTGAAACTATCAGAAAACATTGAAGTACAAAAGGAGATAATAGTACCGGCTTTAGCTAAATCTGCTACTTCATTGATTCAACAAGACAAGTTGGAGGATTGCTGCTTTAGAAGTGGGGGTGAATGCAGAAATTTAAATGGCCGGAGTAACGATCAAGGCTATGGCATTGTTGAGAGGACAACCACAACAAGAACTAAGAGAATTGAGGTCTGCATGGGTGGCAAGTGTAAGAAACTAGGAGCTGGAGCTCTGTTAGAAGAATTTGAGAGGAAGGCTGGTGCTGAATGTGATGTGTCAATGTGCAAATGCATGGGCAAGTGCAGGGATGGTCCTAACCTCAGGGTTTCAAATAGTCACGATGGAGATTCAGCTATAAGAATACAGGGCTATGCTAAACCTTCGATCAATTCTCTTTGCATTGGCGTTGGTTTAGAAGATGTGGATATGATTCTGGCAAATATTTTGGGCAAagatatgaataataattgCATGATGGCTCCTTCTTGA